From the Limanda limanda chromosome 2, fLimLim1.1, whole genome shotgun sequence genome, one window contains:
- the map1lc3c gene encoding microtubule-associated proteins 1A/1B light chain 3C has protein sequence MPPLEKPQLQNKPFKLRKSFATRRQEVAGIRAKFPNKIPVIIERFDREKFLPPLDKTKFLVPHELSMTQFITIIRNRMALLPTQAFYLLVNNSGLSSMSLTMAQVYKDHQDEDGFLYMTYASQEMFGH, from the exons ATGCCTCCGCTAGAGAAGCctcagctgcagaacaaaccgTTCAAACTGAGGAAGAGTTTCG ccaccaggaggcaggaggtggcGGGAATCCGAGCCAAGTTCCCCAATAAGATCCCG GTCATCATCGAGCGGTTCGACAGAGAGaagtttcttcctcctctggatAAAACCAAGTTCCTGGTTCCACACGAGCTGAGCATGACGCagttcatcaccatcatcag gaacCGGATGGCTCTGCTGCCCACGCAGGCCTTCTACCTGCTGGTGAACAACAGCGGCCTGAGCAGCATGTCCCTCACCATGGCGCAGGTGTACAAAGACCACCAGGACGAGGACGGCTTCCTCTACATGACCTACGCCTCGCAGGAGATGTTCGGACACTGA